A window of Pirellula sp. SH-Sr6A contains these coding sequences:
- a CDS encoding glycosyltransferase family 4 protein, which yields MHVLYFHQYFSTRQGSTGTRSYEMAQKLLQRGHSVTMVCASYGAANTGLTAPFQNGRREGTVDGIHVIELELPISNRDSLLQRTWTFLKYSLRSSWIALTTRCDLVFATSTPLTAAIPGLVASWFRWRPFVFEVRDLWPELPKAMGVIKNPVVLFLMAVLEKRAYRASKRCIGLAPGIVDGIAKHIPRERVALVPNGCDLDFFDPETNKPWRPESIASDDFVAIFAGTHGPANGLDAVLDAGKVLQQRGRNDIKLLLVGDGKTKDRLIRRVNDENITNVLFHGNVRKELVPGLLQGADVGMQILANVPAFYYGTSPNKFFDYLAAGVPVLNNYPGWVADLVQANQCGKAIPPDDSNAFADALCWMADNREACRAMGLASRALAMREFNRDRLSDSFVDVLEQAAK from the coding sequence ATGCACGTATTGTATTTCCATCAGTATTTTTCGACGCGACAAGGTAGCACGGGGACGCGATCCTATGAGATGGCGCAAAAGCTGCTCCAACGAGGACATTCGGTCACCATGGTCTGCGCCAGCTACGGGGCTGCGAATACAGGTCTTACTGCCCCATTCCAAAACGGACGCCGCGAGGGGACTGTCGATGGCATCCATGTCATCGAACTGGAATTGCCCATTTCCAATCGCGATAGCCTGCTCCAACGAACTTGGACCTTTCTGAAATACTCGCTCCGCAGCTCCTGGATCGCGCTCACAACTCGATGCGATCTTGTCTTCGCGACCTCAACTCCTTTGACTGCCGCAATCCCAGGCTTGGTAGCAAGCTGGTTCCGATGGCGTCCCTTTGTTTTCGAAGTCCGCGATCTCTGGCCGGAGCTTCCCAAGGCGATGGGAGTCATCAAGAACCCGGTCGTCCTCTTTCTCATGGCTGTTTTGGAGAAGCGAGCGTATCGAGCTTCGAAACGATGCATTGGGCTTGCTCCCGGCATCGTCGATGGCATTGCGAAGCATATTCCTCGCGAGCGCGTCGCCTTGGTCCCCAACGGTTGCGATCTGGATTTCTTTGATCCAGAAACGAACAAACCTTGGCGCCCCGAATCGATCGCCTCGGATGACTTCGTAGCGATCTTCGCAGGCACCCACGGGCCCGCCAACGGTCTGGATGCCGTTCTCGATGCCGGTAAAGTTCTCCAGCAACGAGGACGAAACGATATCAAGCTTCTGCTGGTCGGAGATGGGAAAACCAAAGATCGATTGATCCGCCGTGTCAACGACGAGAACATCACCAACGTCCTCTTTCATGGCAATGTTCGCAAGGAGCTGGTACCGGGCCTATTGCAGGGAGCCGATGTGGGGATGCAGATCTTGGCCAACGTTCCTGCATTTTACTACGGAACATCCCCCAACAAATTCTTCGACTATCTCGCCGCAGGGGTACCCGTCCTCAACAATTACCCCGGATGGGTTGCAGATTTAGTCCAAGCGAACCAGTGTGGCAAAGCCATTCCACCGGACGATTCCAACGCGTTTGCCGACGCGCTGTGTTGGATGGCAGACAACCGCGAGGCCTGTCGCGCCATGGGACTTGCCTCCCGCGCCCTGGCGATGCGCGAGTTCAACCGCGACCGTCTCTCCGACTCCTTCGTCGACGTCCTCGAACAAGCTGCCAAGTAG
- a CDS encoding heparinase II/III family protein has product MDGKRKAKIAVRDWLGRATPFGERLVHKRGSENGYYLMNPLAKAYWIAKGVGWDNVPRRLLQSFALRSGRLIRSQNPSLYASDRCPLASIEPSNRISQWHRRRERFFPMPQSEKLRSIVPQDTWNEQVVAPIQSALAGHYPMFSHWTSPVGWPPNFQSDATHQIDWPVGPLWPRTTRSGGERDDIKLVWEPSRLTLLYHLARAYRFDGDETFAQAVWELIEAWVDQNPVNQTVAWGCGQEVAFRWMAVLFSVIAVLESPATTPDRLKKVDLLAWQSAKRIASNINYAISQENNHALSEAVGLWTVGLMYPELPEAEQWKRQGRTTLESEVSRQIYEDGSYVQHSMSYHRVMLDDMLWAIRLGSINNDPLRSETIERVGSAIRWLDQFVDDTTGRVPNLGSNDGANILPLSCSDYLDYRPVLLAGSTMLGIPVRDREYGLAVEKSLWLNGDASIATNKPATTPAEESYWDAPKGGYAILRHGKGYLLLKGSNYRDRPGQCDMQHVDLWHEHENVLRDAGSYFYYHRDPQWKKLFYSVASHNSVQYGSREQMTKGPNFLWFHWPFVEERIVHPTHLKLTVRYNTTTPYRHCRQIDRDGSLYIIRDSLQTLDGKNGEGDYVCRWRISPNWQWQWNEPQWVGVKDDRTLCRIEFRSTCRIDTQIVEGWESLYYGSKSKLPVMEVRFQNGELETRIECCDDAQRSNPS; this is encoded by the coding sequence TTGGATGGTAAAAGAAAAGCGAAGATTGCGGTCAGAGACTGGCTAGGACGCGCGACACCGTTCGGAGAACGGCTGGTACATAAACGCGGTTCGGAAAACGGCTATTACTTGATGAATCCTCTCGCTAAAGCTTATTGGATCGCGAAAGGGGTCGGATGGGACAATGTTCCTCGCCGGCTCCTTCAATCGTTTGCACTCCGTTCCGGTCGTTTGATTCGGAGCCAAAACCCAAGCCTCTATGCTTCGGATCGATGCCCTCTCGCATCGATAGAACCCTCCAACCGGATATCGCAATGGCACCGACGGCGCGAACGCTTTTTTCCGATGCCCCAATCGGAAAAACTTCGTTCGATCGTTCCACAGGATACTTGGAATGAACAAGTCGTTGCACCCATCCAATCCGCCTTGGCGGGCCATTATCCTATGTTCAGCCATTGGACCTCTCCTGTCGGCTGGCCACCGAACTTCCAGTCCGATGCAACCCATCAAATCGATTGGCCCGTCGGCCCCCTATGGCCGCGCACCACCCGATCGGGAGGAGAACGCGACGATATCAAACTGGTATGGGAGCCTTCGCGGCTTACCCTGCTCTATCACTTGGCGCGTGCCTATCGATTCGATGGCGACGAAACGTTTGCTCAGGCCGTTTGGGAGTTGATCGAAGCCTGGGTGGACCAGAATCCGGTGAATCAAACGGTGGCTTGGGGGTGCGGGCAAGAAGTCGCGTTTCGATGGATGGCCGTCTTGTTCAGCGTCATCGCGGTATTGGAGAGTCCAGCCACAACCCCTGACCGACTCAAGAAGGTTGACCTCCTGGCTTGGCAGTCCGCGAAACGGATCGCGTCCAATATCAACTACGCGATCAGTCAAGAAAACAACCATGCGTTGAGCGAAGCGGTTGGGCTGTGGACGGTCGGCCTCATGTACCCGGAACTTCCGGAAGCAGAGCAATGGAAACGCCAAGGCAGAACAACCCTCGAATCGGAAGTCTCCCGGCAGATTTACGAGGACGGTTCCTACGTGCAACATTCGATGTCCTACCATCGTGTCATGCTCGACGACATGCTGTGGGCGATCCGACTTGGTTCTATCAACAACGATCCGCTTCGTAGTGAGACGATCGAGAGAGTCGGTAGTGCAATTCGCTGGTTGGATCAATTCGTCGACGATACGACAGGCCGAGTCCCCAACCTCGGTTCGAACGATGGTGCGAATATCCTGCCTTTATCCTGCAGCGACTACCTCGATTATCGGCCGGTACTCCTGGCTGGTTCCACGATGCTTGGCATCCCCGTACGCGATCGAGAGTACGGACTCGCAGTGGAAAAGTCCCTTTGGTTGAACGGTGATGCCTCCATCGCGACCAACAAGCCTGCGACGACTCCTGCCGAAGAATCTTATTGGGATGCACCGAAGGGAGGCTATGCCATCCTACGCCATGGGAAAGGCTATTTGCTTCTCAAGGGATCGAACTACCGAGACAGACCAGGCCAATGCGACATGCAGCATGTCGACCTATGGCATGAGCATGAAAATGTCCTACGGGATGCCGGGAGCTACTTCTACTACCATCGAGATCCTCAGTGGAAGAAACTCTTTTACTCAGTCGCTTCGCACAATAGTGTGCAATATGGATCGCGGGAGCAGATGACCAAGGGCCCGAATTTTCTTTGGTTCCATTGGCCGTTCGTCGAGGAGCGAATCGTTCACCCCACTCACCTGAAACTCACGGTGCGTTACAACACGACAACTCCTTATCGGCATTGCCGCCAAATCGATCGAGACGGTTCGCTCTACATCATTCGCGATTCACTTCAAACGCTCGATGGAAAGAACGGAGAGGGCGATTACGTCTGCCGGTGGCGTATCAGTCCCAATTGGCAATGGCAATGGAACGAGCCACAATGGGTCGGGGTGAAAGATGATCGGACCCTATGCCGCATCGAGTTCCGAAGCACGTGCCGCATCGACACGCAGATTGTGGAGGGATGGGAATCCCTCTATTATGGGAGCAAATCGAAGCTGCCCGTCATGGAAGTTCGATTTCAGAATGGCGAATTAGAGACGCGTATTGAATGCTGCGATGACGCCCAACGCTCAAATCCTTCATAA
- a CDS encoding phosphopantetheine-binding protein, with amino-acid sequence MTPNAQILHNKINEVLEESGRERVAELTPLARLKQDLDLDSLDLAVLTVKIEAATGIDIFADGLVETVGEILAKMQR; translated from the coding sequence ATGACGCCCAACGCTCAAATCCTTCATAACAAAATCAACGAGGTCCTGGAGGAGTCGGGGAGGGAGAGAGTGGCAGAGCTAACGCCGCTCGCTCGCCTCAAGCAAGATCTCGACTTGGACTCCCTCGACTTGGCAGTCCTCACCGTGAAAATCGAGGCCGCTACAGGAATCGACATCTTTGCGGATGGTCTCGTCGAAACCGTCGGAGAGATCCTTGCGAAAATGCAACGCTGA
- a CDS encoding AMP-binding protein — MRKCNADRPFFVDHPILAEQSAPTIWTYRDLLSDLAALSRGETSVLGGVDGPVEGRSGNGESKDHRSENGYYLLLGVIARILRDRDCDLSTSAGVELLSNPPSWSGLTQSSDADRSDMAFLLPDGTFDGEALSSRVLASKSHIVLSTSGTTGDPKPIRQSIGNLARAVQISPKHGNDVWGLAYQPTKIAGIQVLLQALCNGNTLVNLFGLPVPTAREWIRRFQVSHLSATPTYFRLLAADTEAYPLVQAVTVGGEVADASIRARLGQLFPNARFRNVYASSELGTLFHSHGDSFLVPDSVRNSIRIQEQRLWVHQDLVAENLRSQCVDGFWDTGDSVEVLGDEPLQIRITGRRSDWINVGGMKVNPHEVETALCSLPGVLDARVFGVPNSVTGSLVAAELSIEPSSSLRVADVRQLLQGILPTHAIPRVISFREGLVISPTGKKERRS; from the coding sequence TTGCGAAAATGCAACGCTGATCGCCCCTTCTTCGTCGATCACCCAATCCTCGCCGAGCAATCCGCTCCCACCATCTGGACCTACCGAGATCTTTTGTCCGATCTCGCCGCCCTATCTCGTGGGGAAACGAGTGTGTTGGGGGGAGTCGACGGGCCGGTGGAGGGACGTTCGGGCAATGGCGAGAGCAAAGATCACCGTTCTGAGAACGGTTATTACCTTTTGCTGGGGGTGATCGCAAGGATCCTTCGCGATAGGGACTGCGATTTGTCGACTTCGGCCGGAGTCGAACTTCTTTCAAACCCACCCTCATGGTCAGGCTTGACGCAGTCGTCGGACGCAGATCGTTCGGACATGGCGTTCCTATTGCCAGATGGCACCTTCGACGGCGAAGCACTTTCGTCGCGGGTTCTAGCGTCGAAGAGCCATATCGTCCTATCGACTTCGGGAACCACCGGAGATCCCAAGCCGATCCGGCAGTCGATCGGAAACCTTGCCCGAGCTGTCCAAATCTCCCCGAAACATGGGAACGATGTTTGGGGTCTGGCGTACCAACCGACCAAGATTGCGGGTATCCAAGTTCTCCTGCAAGCCCTTTGCAACGGGAACACGCTGGTGAACCTTTTCGGTCTCCCGGTGCCAACGGCGCGGGAGTGGATCCGCCGCTTCCAAGTCTCGCACTTGAGCGCCACACCGACATACTTCCGATTGCTTGCCGCGGATACGGAGGCTTATCCGCTCGTCCAAGCGGTTACGGTGGGAGGGGAAGTGGCGGATGCATCGATTCGAGCTCGTCTGGGGCAGCTTTTTCCTAACGCTCGATTCCGGAACGTCTACGCCTCCAGTGAGTTGGGGACTCTTTTTCACTCCCACGGCGATTCCTTTTTGGTTCCCGATTCCGTTCGCAATTCCATTCGAATCCAGGAGCAACGACTTTGGGTTCATCAAGACCTGGTTGCGGAGAATCTTCGCTCCCAATGTGTCGATGGTTTTTGGGATACCGGGGATTCCGTCGAAGTCCTTGGCGACGAGCCGCTTCAGATTCGCATCACGGGTCGGCGTTCGGATTGGATCAATGTGGGAGGGATGAAGGTCAATCCGCATGAAGTCGAAACGGCGCTTTGTTCTCTTCCCGGAGTGCTCGATGCGAGGGTCTTTGGTGTCCCGAATTCGGTCACTGGGAGCTTGGTCGCGGCCGAACTATCGATCGAACCCTCCTCCTCGCTCCGTGTTGCCGATGTCCGTCAGCTCCTGCAAGGGATTCTGCCCACGCATGCCATTCCCCGCGTGATAAGCTTCCGCGAGGGGCTGGTTATTTCGCCAACGGGAAAGAAGGAGCGACGAAGTTGA
- a CDS encoding SDR family NAD(P)-dependent oxidoreductase, translated as MNILLTGGTRGLGRSIAESLLRRGDHVWILARDSESSTRDWPAEWPAECEPKWRDQTHWVQADLSDIAGLKGALSQGIDSNAIPFDGLVNNAAIAYDDLVTNLSLSELEHSFRVNVFAPMELTRFVIRNMLLHRRGGSLVHISSICSRTGYKGLAMYGATKGALESFSKGVAREWGSKGIRSNCVVPGFMETDMSGGLSVEQREKIYHRTSLRQATDLESVASTVCFLLSDAARSITGQDIIVDAGSL; from the coding sequence TTGAACATCTTGCTGACGGGAGGAACACGAGGGCTCGGTCGTTCCATCGCCGAATCCCTTCTTCGTCGGGGGGACCATGTGTGGATCTTGGCCCGCGATTCGGAGTCTTCAACCCGGGATTGGCCAGCCGAGTGGCCTGCGGAGTGCGAGCCGAAGTGGCGGGACCAAACGCACTGGGTTCAAGCAGACTTGTCCGACATCGCTGGGCTGAAAGGGGCTTTATCGCAAGGAATCGATAGCAACGCGATCCCCTTCGATGGCTTGGTCAACAACGCGGCCATCGCTTACGACGATCTTGTGACGAATTTATCGCTGAGCGAGCTTGAGCATAGCTTTCGAGTGAATGTCTTCGCACCGATGGAGCTGACCCGATTTGTTATTCGCAACATGCTGTTGCACCGACGCGGAGGTTCGTTGGTTCATATCAGTTCCATATGCAGTCGGACCGGGTACAAGGGGTTAGCGATGTATGGAGCCACGAAGGGGGCGTTGGAATCGTTTTCGAAGGGAGTCGCGCGTGAGTGGGGGAGCAAGGGGATACGGAGCAATTGCGTAGTACCTGGTTTCATGGAGACCGACATGTCGGGTGGATTGTCCGTGGAGCAGCGAGAGAAGATTTACCATCGCACGTCGTTACGGCAGGCAACGGATTTGGAGAGCGTAGCCTCGACGGTCTGTTTTCTCTTGAGCGACGCCGCCCGTTCTATCACCGGCCAAGACATCATCGTCGACGCAGGAAGTTTGTAA